In Pseudomonas saudiphocaensis, one DNA window encodes the following:
- the serS gene encoding serine--tRNA ligase gives MLDSKLVRTQLQDVADRLATRGYQLDVARIEALEAQRKTVQTRTEQLQAERNARSKSIGQAKQRGEDIAPLLADVDRMASELDAGKQELESIQAELDQLMLSLPNLPHESVPVGKDEDDNLEVRRWGTPKAFDFPVQDHVALGEQHGWLDFETAAKLSGARFALMRGPIARLHRALAQFMIDLHTREHGYEEAYTPYLVQAPALQGTGQLPKFEEDLFKISREGEADFYLIPTAEVSLTNIVAGEILDAKQLPLKFVAHTPCFRSEAGASGRDTRGMIRQHQFDKVEMVQIVEPSQSFEALESLTANAEKVLQLLELPYRVLSLCTGDMGFGATKTYDLEVWVPSQEKYREISSCSNCGDFQARRMQARYRNPETGKPELVHTLNGSGLAVGRTLVAVLENYQQADGSVKVPEVLKPYMGGIEIIG, from the coding sequence ATGCTTGATTCAAAACTGGTACGCACACAACTGCAGGATGTGGCAGATCGCCTGGCGACGCGCGGCTACCAGCTGGACGTGGCGCGTATCGAGGCGCTGGAAGCCCAGCGCAAGACCGTACAAACCCGCACCGAACAACTCCAGGCTGAGCGCAACGCGCGTTCCAAATCCATCGGCCAGGCCAAGCAGCGCGGCGAAGACATTGCGCCGCTGTTGGCTGATGTCGATCGCATGGCTTCCGAGCTGGACGCCGGCAAGCAGGAGCTTGAGAGCATTCAGGCCGAGCTTGACCAGCTGATGCTGAGTCTGCCGAACCTGCCGCATGAGTCGGTGCCGGTAGGCAAGGATGAAGACGACAACCTCGAGGTGCGTCGCTGGGGTACGCCGAAGGCCTTTGATTTCCCCGTGCAGGACCACGTTGCCCTCGGCGAGCAGCATGGCTGGCTGGATTTCGAGACCGCTGCCAAGTTGTCCGGCGCGCGTTTTGCGCTGATGCGCGGGCCGATTGCCCGTCTGCACCGCGCGCTGGCGCAGTTCATGATCGATCTGCATACCCGTGAGCATGGCTACGAAGAGGCGTACACGCCTTATCTCGTGCAGGCGCCTGCACTGCAGGGTACTGGCCAGCTGCCCAAGTTCGAGGAGGATCTGTTCAAGATCAGCCGCGAAGGTGAGGCTGATTTCTACCTGATCCCCACTGCGGAAGTCTCGCTGACCAATATCGTGGCCGGCGAAATTCTCGATGCCAAACAGCTGCCGCTTAAGTTCGTTGCCCATACGCCGTGCTTCCGCAGCGAGGCCGGGGCATCCGGTCGCGACACCCGCGGGATGATCCGCCAGCACCAGTTCGACAAGGTCGAGATGGTGCAGATCGTCGAGCCGAGCCAGTCCTTCGAGGCGCTGGAAAGCCTGACGGCCAATGCTGAGAAGGTCCTGCAGCTGCTGGAGCTGCCGTATCGCGTCCTGTCGCTTTGCACGGGTGACATGGGCTTCGGTGCAACCAAAACCTATGACCTGGAAGTCTGGGTGCCGAGCCAGGAGAAATACCGCGAGATCTCTTCCTGCTCCAACTGTGGCGACTTCCAGGCGCGCCGCATGCAGGCGCGCTACCGTAACCCTGAAACCGGCAAGCCAGAGCTGGTGCATACATTGAACGGCTCAGGCCTGGCAGTTGGACGTACCTTGGTTGCGGTGCTGGAAAATTACCAACAGGCCGACGGCAGCGTGAAGGTGCCGGAGGTGCTGAAACCTTACATGGGCGGCATCGAAATCATCGGTTGA
- the cysG gene encoding siroheme synthase CysG produces the protein MDYLPLFHNLKGRLVLVVGGGDIALRKARLLSEAGAVLRVVAPEIDPQLAELVEQGGGQSLLRGYADGDLGGCVLAIAATDNESLNALVSQDARTLGIPVNVVDSPQLCTVIFPAIVDRSPLMIAVSSGGDAPVLARLMRARIESWIPAAYGQLAGLAKIFRAQVKAKLADVQQRRVFWEEVFQGNIAEQALAGRTDEAERLLAEKLAGSGSKALGEVYLVGAGPGDPDLLTFRALRLMQQADVVLYDRLVAPPILDLCRRDADRIYVGKRRAEHALPQEQINQRLVSLAKEGKRVLRLKGGDPFIFGRGGEEIQELAAHGIPFQVVPGITAASGCAAYAGIPLTHRDYAQSVRFVTGHLKDGSCDLPWSELVASSQTLVFYMGLVGLPLICQRLIAHGRAADTPVALIQQGTTSNQRVFTGTLADLPERIANQQVQAPTLIIVGEVVQLRDKLAWFEGREASD, from the coding sequence ATGGATTACCTTCCGCTGTTCCACAATCTCAAAGGCCGCCTGGTGCTGGTCGTAGGCGGGGGCGATATTGCTCTGCGCAAGGCCCGGCTGCTGTCCGAGGCGGGTGCGGTCCTTCGCGTCGTTGCACCCGAGATTGATCCACAGCTGGCTGAACTGGTTGAGCAGGGCGGCGGGCAGTCGCTGCTTCGCGGTTATGCCGATGGCGATTTGGGTGGTTGTGTATTGGCTATCGCTGCCACGGATAACGAGTCCCTGAACGCCCTTGTTTCGCAAGATGCCCGCACCCTTGGCATTCCGGTCAATGTGGTGGATTCGCCGCAGCTGTGCACGGTGATCTTTCCGGCCATCGTCGACCGCTCTCCACTGATGATTGCAGTCTCTAGTGGAGGCGACGCTCCGGTGCTGGCGCGGCTGATGCGCGCGCGTATTGAAAGTTGGATTCCTGCCGCCTACGGGCAATTGGCCGGACTGGCAAAAATATTCCGTGCCCAGGTCAAAGCGAAACTCGCCGATGTTCAACAGCGGCGCGTGTTCTGGGAGGAGGTATTCCAAGGCAATATCGCCGAACAGGCGCTGGCCGGGCGTACTGACGAGGCGGAGCGCCTGCTGGCGGAAAAACTTGCCGGTTCGGGCTCCAAGGCATTGGGCGAAGTCTATCTGGTCGGCGCCGGGCCTGGTGATCCAGACCTGCTGACCTTCCGCGCCCTGCGCCTGATGCAGCAGGCTGATGTGGTGCTTTATGACCGCCTGGTAGCGCCGCCCATTCTCGATCTGTGTCGCCGCGATGCAGACCGTATTTATGTGGGCAAACGACGCGCAGAGCACGCCTTGCCGCAAGAGCAGATCAACCAGCGGCTGGTATCGCTGGCCAAGGAAGGCAAGCGGGTACTGCGCCTCAAAGGCGGTGACCCGTTCATCTTTGGCCGTGGCGGCGAGGAAATCCAGGAGCTGGCCGCCCATGGCATACCCTTCCAGGTGGTACCCGGCATTACTGCTGCCAGTGGCTGCGCTGCCTACGCGGGCATTCCCTTGACCCATCGCGACTATGCGCAATCTGTGCGCTTCGTCACCGGGCATCTGAAGGATGGTAGTTGCGATTTGCCATGGTCGGAACTGGTGGCTTCAAGCCAGACGCTGGTGTTCTACATGGGCCTGGTAGGGTTGCCGTTGATCTGTCAGCGGCTGATCGCTCATGGTCGCGCTGCCGATACGCCTGTCGCCTTGATTCAGCAGGGCACTACCAGCAACCAGCGTGTCTTTACCGGAACGCTGGCCGATCTTCCCGAGCGTATTGCAAATCAGCAGGTACAGGCGCCAACGCTGATCATCGTCGGTGAGGTGGTGCAGCTGCGTGACAAGCTCGCCTGGTTCGAAGGTCGTGAGGCGAGCGACTGA
- a CDS encoding glutathione S-transferase family protein encodes MGLLIDGQWHDRWYENSDGGEFQREQAQRRDWVSADGSAGPGGQRAVKAEAGRYHLYVSLACPWAHRTLIYRKLKQLESLIDVSVVSWLMAENGWTFDKSTGSSGDALGSLEFLHQRYTADDPDYTGRVTVPLLWDKQEQRIINNESSELIRIFNSAFDALTGSKLDLYPEPLRAEIDSLNERIYPAVNNGVYRAGFATTQKAYETAFDEVFSELDWLERRLGQQRYLAGEFLTEADWRLFTTVVRFDAVYHGHFKCNLRRIEDYPNLSSWLRELYQWPGIAETVDFTHIKSHYYVSHRQINANGIVPKGPKVELERAHDRERLPGKGIWSR; translated from the coding sequence ATGGGACTTCTGATTGACGGGCAGTGGCACGACCGCTGGTATGAAAACAGCGACGGCGGAGAGTTTCAGCGAGAACAGGCCCAGCGCCGCGACTGGGTCAGTGCTGACGGCTCAGCTGGGCCGGGCGGTCAACGCGCCGTCAAAGCGGAAGCCGGGCGCTACCACCTCTATGTTTCACTCGCCTGCCCTTGGGCTCACCGCACACTGATCTATAGAAAGCTCAAGCAGCTGGAATCACTGATCGATGTTTCAGTGGTCAGCTGGCTGATGGCAGAAAACGGCTGGACATTCGACAAGAGCACAGGCTCCAGCGGCGACGCGCTGGGCAGTCTGGAGTTCCTGCATCAGCGTTACACCGCCGATGATCCGGACTACACGGGCCGGGTCACAGTCCCTTTGCTTTGGGACAAGCAGGAACAGCGCATCATCAACAACGAATCCTCCGAGCTGATCCGCATCTTCAATAGCGCCTTTGATGCGCTGACCGGCTCGAAGCTGGACCTGTATCCCGAGCCATTGCGCGCCGAAATCGACAGCCTCAACGAGCGAATTTATCCAGCCGTCAACAATGGCGTCTATCGCGCGGGCTTTGCGACTACTCAGAAGGCTTACGAAACCGCTTTCGACGAAGTTTTCAGCGAACTGGACTGGCTCGAGCGGCGCCTCGGTCAACAACGCTACCTGGCTGGTGAGTTTCTGACCGAAGCGGATTGGCGACTGTTTACTACCGTGGTGCGCTTCGATGCCGTTTACCACGGCCATTTCAAGTGCAACCTACGGCGCATTGAAGACTATCCCAACCTGTCGAGCTGGCTGCGCGAGCTGTACCAGTGGCCGGGCATCGCCGAAACCGTGGATTTCACCCATATCAAGAGTCACTACTACGTGAGCCACCGCCAGATCAACGCCAATGGCATAGTCCCCAAGGGCCCGAAAGTGGAACTGGAGCGTGCCCATGATCGAGAGCGGCTGCCGGGCAAGGGTATCTGGTCGCGCTAA
- a CDS encoding glycosyl transferase family protein — MSIVTPAEHPFAVFVRILGKGKRGARDLTREEAREAMGMLIDGKIEDTQLGAFLMLLRHKEESAEELAGFTEAVRERLHAPSISVDIDWPTYAGKRRHLPWYLLAAKCLAQNGVRILMHGGGAHTAGRLYSEQLLGLLDIPRCEDWNAVAHALDTGQLAFIPLAAWMPALQRMIDQRNVLGLRSPIHSLARILNPLGARCGLQSIFHPGYQPNHREASRLLGDNSIVIKGEGGEIEVNPDGASHLYGTTAGVAWDEEWPALSPQRHVKPAQLDPQHLLAVWRGGEDAYGELAVVSTMALALRGLGHPREAAFEQARQYWAQRNPSL, encoded by the coding sequence ATGAGTATCGTCACGCCTGCCGAACATCCCTTTGCCGTGTTCGTGCGCATCCTTGGCAAAGGCAAGCGCGGCGCCCGCGACCTGACCCGCGAAGAAGCTCGCGAAGCCATGGGCATGCTGATCGACGGCAAGATCGAAGACACTCAGCTGGGCGCTTTTCTGATGTTGCTGCGGCACAAGGAAGAGAGCGCCGAAGAGCTCGCAGGCTTTACCGAGGCGGTACGCGAACGGCTCCACGCTCCGTCAATCAGCGTGGACATCGACTGGCCGACCTATGCCGGCAAGCGCCGCCATCTGCCTTGGTATCTATTGGCAGCCAAGTGCCTGGCGCAAAACGGCGTTCGCATTCTGATGCACGGTGGCGGCGCCCATACGGCGGGCCGGTTATATAGCGAGCAACTGCTGGGGCTGCTGGATATCCCTCGTTGCGAGGACTGGAACGCCGTTGCCCATGCACTCGACACCGGTCAGTTGGCCTTCATACCGTTGGCCGCGTGGATGCCCGCTCTGCAACGCATGATCGACCAGCGCAATGTTCTCGGGCTGCGCTCGCCAATTCACTCGCTTGCGCGCATTCTCAATCCCCTGGGCGCGCGCTGCGGCCTGCAAAGCATTTTCCACCCCGGCTATCAGCCCAATCATCGCGAAGCCAGTCGCCTGCTGGGCGACAACAGCATCGTCATCAAGGGCGAAGGCGGCGAAATTGAAGTCAATCCGGACGGAGCATCCCATCTGTACGGCACCACGGCTGGCGTGGCTTGGGATGAAGAGTGGCCTGCCCTTTCGCCTCAACGCCATGTAAAACCCGCGCAGCTCGACCCGCAACATCTGCTCGCCGTATGGCGCGGCGGCGAAGATGCCTATGGCGAACTGGCGGTTGTTTCAACCATGGCGCTAGCCCTTCGCGGTCTGGGACACCCCCGCGAGGCGGCTTTCGAACAGGCCCGACAATACTGGGCGCAGCGAAACCCATCGCTTTGA
- a CDS encoding TusE/DsrC/DsvC family sulfur relay protein: protein MSDLMVGGMAIATDKEGYLLDLGDWSEPVAQALAQAEGLDLQNEHWEILLLLREFYQEFQLSPATRPLIKYVALKLGPDKGNSMHLNRLFKGTPAKLAAKLAGLPKPSNCI from the coding sequence ATGAGCGACCTCATGGTGGGCGGTATGGCGATTGCCACCGATAAGGAAGGCTATCTGTTGGATCTGGGCGACTGGAGCGAACCGGTGGCACAGGCACTGGCCCAGGCCGAAGGCCTCGATCTGCAAAACGAGCATTGGGAAATCCTGCTGTTGCTGCGCGAGTTCTATCAGGAGTTCCAGTTGTCCCCGGCAACTCGTCCGCTGATCAAGTATGTCGCACTGAAACTTGGCCCGGACAAGGGCAACAGCATGCACCTTAACCGTCTATTCAAGGGCACACCTGCCAAGCTGGCCGCCAAACTGGCGGGCCTGCCCAAACCGAGCAACTGCATATGA
- the tusB gene encoding sulfurtransferase complex subunit TusB → MATLHLLSHSPFADSRLSSCLHLLSVGDGLLLSGDAVYALQPGTAQRQALELLPEGIALFALDEDIAARGLKDLPKQLRQVDYPAFVELCCRYARTNAWL, encoded by the coding sequence ATGGCTACCCTGCATCTACTTTCGCATTCGCCGTTCGCTGACAGCCGCCTCTCCAGCTGCCTGCACTTGCTGAGTGTCGGTGATGGGCTACTGCTCAGCGGTGACGCCGTCTACGCTCTGCAGCCCGGTACTGCCCAGCGCCAGGCACTGGAGCTGTTGCCGGAGGGTATCGCCCTCTTCGCTTTGGACGAGGACATCGCGGCACGCGGGCTAAAGGATTTGCCCAAGCAGCTGCGACAGGTCGATTACCCCGCCTTCGTCGAACTCTGCTGCCGCTACGCGCGGACCAATGCCTGGCTATGA
- the tusC gene encoding sulfurtransferase complex subunit TusC produces MARSMLIISRQSPWSGPSAREALDIVLAGGAFELPLGLLFLDDGVFQLAPGQQAASAQQKDLTANLQALPLFGIEALYAAKRSLDERGLCEADLGLPVEVLGDDALRTLINRFDHVVTL; encoded by the coding sequence ATGGCCCGTTCGATGCTGATCATCAGCCGCCAGTCACCCTGGTCAGGCCCCTCGGCCCGCGAGGCACTGGATATCGTGTTGGCCGGCGGTGCTTTCGAGCTGCCGCTGGGCCTGCTTTTTCTCGATGATGGTGTATTTCAGTTGGCCCCCGGCCAACAGGCGGCGTCTGCCCAGCAGAAAGACCTCACCGCCAATCTTCAGGCATTGCCGCTGTTCGGCATCGAAGCGCTGTACGCGGCCAAGCGCAGCCTTGACGAACGGGGACTGTGCGAGGCCGACCTTGGACTACCCGTCGAGGTGCTGGGCGACGATGCTCTGCGCACACTTATCAACCGTTTCGACCATGTGGTTACCCTCTGA
- the tusD gene encoding sulfurtransferase complex subunit TusD, which produces MKFVIALHAPAHSPASRRALRFAEAALAGGHEIVRLFLYQDGVHSASANIVSAQDELDIASQWSQFIQANQLDGVVCIAAGLRRGVLDEQEAKRYGRPAGNLASGWELSGLGQLHEAAQQADRLVCFGGH; this is translated from the coding sequence ATGAAATTCGTTATTGCTTTACATGCCCCCGCCCACTCTCCCGCCTCCCGGCGCGCCTTGCGATTTGCCGAGGCGGCGCTTGCCGGTGGCCACGAGATCGTTCGACTGTTTTTATATCAGGATGGGGTGCATAGCGCTTCGGCAAATATCGTCTCCGCACAGGATGAACTCGATATCGCCAGCCAATGGAGCCAGTTCATCCAGGCGAACCAGCTCGACGGAGTCGTCTGCATTGCTGCCGGCCTGCGTCGTGGCGTGCTGGATGAGCAGGAAGCCAAACGCTATGGGCGACCCGCCGGCAACCTCGCGTCAGGCTGGGAGCTTTCCGGGCTGGGCCAACTGCACGAAGCAGCGCAGCAGGCCGACCGCCTTGTCTGCTTTGGAGGTCACTGA
- a CDS encoding Bax inhibitor-1/YccA family protein gives MQQQYASTHTQVEQREVSRVLRNTYGLLALTLGFSALVAYMAMQADAAYPNIFVVLIGFYGLFFLTAKLRNSVWGLVSTFALTGFMGYTLGPILNMYLGLSSGGELIASALSMTALVFFGLSAFVLITRKDMSFLSGFITAGFFVLLGAMVASFFFQISGLQLAISAGFVLFSSVCILYQTSAIIHGGERNYIMATIGLYVSLYNLFISLLQLMGIMGGDD, from the coding sequence ATGCAGCAACAGTACGCATCTACGCACACGCAGGTTGAACAACGGGAAGTCAGCCGTGTATTGCGCAATACCTATGGCCTGCTGGCCCTCACGCTGGGCTTTAGCGCTCTGGTGGCTTATATGGCCATGCAGGCCGACGCCGCCTACCCCAACATCTTCGTAGTGCTGATCGGCTTCTACGGTCTGTTCTTTCTTACCGCGAAGCTACGCAATTCCGTTTGGGGCCTGGTTTCCACATTCGCCCTGACCGGTTTCATGGGCTATACACTCGGCCCGATTCTAAACATGTATCTGGGCCTTTCCAGCGGCGGCGAACTCATTGCCTCTGCTTTGTCGATGACTGCCCTGGTGTTCTTTGGCCTTTCTGCATTCGTGCTGATCACCCGCAAGGACATGAGCTTCCTGAGCGGCTTTATCACCGCCGGTTTCTTTGTCCTGCTGGGCGCGATGGTTGCCAGCTTCTTCTTCCAGATCAGCGGCCTGCAACTGGCGATCAGCGCCGGCTTCGTGCTGTTCTCCTCGGTCTGCATCCTCTACCAGACCAGCGCCATCATCCATGGCGGCGAGCGCAACTACATCATGGCCACCATCGGCCTGTACGTTTCGCTGTATAACCTCTTCATCAGCCTGTTGCAGTTGATGGGCATCATGGGTGGCGACGACTGA
- a CDS encoding MFS transporter, which translates to MKASARDTSFILSLVVFSFISFISIGIPLASLPGYIHESLGFSTVVAGGVIGLQYLVTLLCRPLAGRLVDERGARRALLVGMTCSLISGAMLLVAALLEGWPLLSLGAMLTSRLVLGCAQSLIGISAISWGINRLGPQSTARMISWNGVAAYGGVGIGAPLGVFMTQSLGIWTLGAITMLLAITGLALAWRRGEAPIAPGERLPFGKVLWKVAPPGFSLAFATVGYGTLTAFIALYYSARGWEGAAWCLSAFAFAFIATRLVSRDLVNRVGGYRVALACLAVEILGLMMLWLAETPSGALAGSALTGCGLSLLYPALGVAVVARVGEASRSSGLSVFAMFFDLALGMSGLVMGGLASWIGLQNAFLGAALVAVGSLSIVWALRLQELRAAN; encoded by the coding sequence ATGAAAGCTTCTGCAAGAGATACCTCTTTCATTCTCTCGCTAGTGGTTTTCAGCTTCATTTCATTCATCTCCATTGGCATTCCGCTGGCTTCGCTACCGGGCTACATCCACGAAAGCCTCGGCTTCAGCACCGTTGTGGCCGGGGGCGTAATCGGGCTGCAATACCTGGTCACGCTGTTGTGCCGTCCGCTGGCGGGTCGTTTGGTGGATGAGCGGGGCGCGCGCAGGGCGTTGCTGGTCGGCATGACCTGCAGTCTGATCAGCGGGGCCATGTTGCTGGTTGCTGCTTTGCTGGAGGGCTGGCCGTTGCTAAGTCTTGGCGCGATGCTGACGAGTCGCCTGGTTCTTGGCTGTGCGCAGAGCCTGATCGGGATTTCGGCCATCAGCTGGGGCATTAACCGGCTTGGCCCGCAAAGTACCGCGCGAATGATTTCCTGGAACGGTGTCGCCGCCTACGGCGGGGTCGGGATCGGCGCTCCGCTGGGCGTCTTCATGACTCAATCCCTAGGGATATGGACTCTGGGAGCCATCACCATGTTGCTGGCGATAACGGGACTTGCGCTGGCCTGGCGCCGCGGTGAGGCACCGATTGCTCCTGGCGAGCGGCTGCCCTTCGGCAAGGTCTTGTGGAAGGTCGCGCCACCCGGTTTCAGCCTGGCATTCGCTACTGTCGGCTACGGAACCCTGACCGCTTTTATTGCGCTGTACTACAGTGCACGCGGTTGGGAGGGGGCTGCATGGTGTCTGTCAGCATTCGCTTTTGCCTTTATCGCGACACGCTTGGTGAGCCGTGATCTGGTCAATCGAGTGGGCGGCTACAGGGTCGCGCTGGCTTGCCTGGCAGTGGAAATTCTCGGGCTGATGATGCTCTGGCTGGCTGAAACGCCAAGTGGAGCGCTGGCCGGCTCCGCCTTGACCGGGTGTGGCCTGTCGCTGCTCTATCCGGCGTTGGGTGTAGCGGTAGTGGCCAGGGTGGGAGAGGCCAGTCGTAGTTCCGGCCTAAGCGTTTTTGCCATGTTTTTCGACCTCGCCCTGGGGATGTCGGGTTTGGTGATGGGTGGGCTGGCAAGCTGGATCGGCTTGCAGAACGCTTTTCTCGGCGCCGCGCTGGTGGCCGTCGGCAGCCTGTCGATCGTCTGGGCGCTGCGTTTGCAGGAACTAAGGGCCGCCAATTGA
- a CDS encoding DegQ family serine endoprotease, which translates to MFLRSHFLAVVAGFVLLGQALVAQAALPDFAPLVEDASPAVVNISTRQNQPVRGASAQMPDLEGIPPMFREFFERRIPQQPDRRREGQSLGSGFIISKDGYILTNNHVVADADEIIVRLPDRSELQATLVGADPRSDVAVLKIEGNNLPTVKLGNSEKLKAGEWVVAIGSPFGFDHTVTAGVVSAIGRSLPNESYVPFIQTDVAINPGNSGGPLFNLDGEVVGINSQIFTRSGGFMGLSFAIPIDVAMDVANQLREDGKVSRGWLGVVIQDVNKDLAESFGLERPAGALVAQVMDGGPAARGGLRVGDVILSINGKSIDRSGDLPHQVGALKPDTTVRFEVIRDGSRKNVKMKIGALPDEGQTLAAANGSGKLSDNRLGVTVSALNAEQKRALDLEGGVVISEIGSGPAALIGLRPGDVITHLNNQAIDSVKTFSQVVEKLPHNRSVSMRVLRQGRASFITFRLPR; encoded by the coding sequence ATGTTTCTTCGCAGTCATTTCCTGGCCGTTGTAGCGGGTTTCGTCCTGCTCGGGCAGGCGCTCGTTGCCCAGGCCGCATTGCCTGATTTCGCGCCGCTGGTGGAGGACGCTTCGCCGGCGGTGGTGAACATCAGCACCCGGCAAAACCAGCCGGTGCGCGGTGCATCCGCGCAAATGCCCGATCTTGAGGGCATCCCACCCATGTTCCGTGAATTCTTCGAACGCCGCATACCGCAGCAACCGGATCGGCGGCGTGAAGGGCAGTCGCTGGGCTCAGGCTTCATCATCTCCAAGGATGGTTACATCCTGACCAACAATCATGTGGTGGCCGATGCCGATGAAATCATCGTGCGCCTGCCGGACCGCAGCGAACTGCAGGCGACACTGGTGGGCGCTGATCCGCGCAGTGATGTGGCCGTGCTGAAGATCGAAGGCAATAACCTGCCGACGGTGAAACTGGGCAATTCGGAAAAGCTCAAGGCTGGCGAGTGGGTGGTCGCCATCGGCTCACCGTTCGGCTTTGATCACACCGTGACCGCAGGCGTGGTGAGCGCCATCGGCCGTAGCCTACCCAACGAAAGCTATGTGCCCTTTATCCAGACGGACGTGGCGATTAATCCGGGCAACTCCGGTGGTCCGCTGTTCAACCTGGATGGCGAAGTGGTGGGGATAAATTCGCAGATATTCACGCGTTCTGGAGGCTTTATGGGCCTTTCATTCGCGATTCCCATCGACGTAGCGATGGATGTCGCCAATCAGCTGCGTGAAGATGGCAAGGTCAGCCGTGGCTGGCTCGGCGTGGTGATCCAGGATGTGAACAAGGATCTGGCCGAGTCCTTTGGGCTGGAACGTCCCGCTGGCGCCCTGGTGGCGCAGGTGATGGATGGCGGGCCAGCGGCCAGGGGTGGGCTGCGGGTGGGTGACGTGATCTTGAGTATCAACGGCAAGTCCATCGACAGGTCCGGAGACCTGCCACACCAGGTCGGCGCGCTGAAACCCGATACCACGGTCAGGTTCGAGGTAATCCGCGATGGCAGTCGCAAGAACGTCAAGATGAAGATCGGTGCACTGCCGGATGAGGGGCAGACCCTCGCTGCGGCCAATGGCTCGGGCAAGCTCAGCGACAATCGCCTGGGCGTGACGGTGAGCGCGTTGAATGCCGAGCAGAAGCGGGCTCTTGATCTGGAAGGTGGAGTGGTAATCAGCGAAATCGGCAGTGGGCCGGCAGCGTTGATCGGCCTGCGCCCGGGTGACGTGATCACCCATCTGAACAACCAGGCCATTGATTCGGTAAAGACCTTCAGTCAGGTCGTTGAAAAGCTGCCGCACAATCGCTCGGTGTCAATGAGGGTGTTGCGTCAGGGGCGGGCAAGTTTCATTACCTTCCGCCTGCCGAGGTAG
- a CDS encoding D-amino acid dehydrogenase produces MKTIAVIGGGITGITTAYALAKRGFNVTLFEKHRYAAMETSFANGGQLSASNAEVWNHWSTIVKGMKWMLKSDAPLLVNPKPSWHKLSWFAEFIASISQYRHNTTETARLAIAAREHLFAWAEEEGIDFDLKKAGILHIYRDQASFNHAGEVSKLLAAGGLPRRSVTPDEMRAIEPTLAGQYYGGYYTECDSTGDIHLFTNGLAAAAVRLGVDCRYGQDVKRVSTDGKQASVTIGNASGEETLHFDGMVICAGTASRALAAQLGDRVNIYPVKGYSITVNLTDEASRAAAPTVSLLDDETKLVTSRLGDYRFRVAGTAEFNGYNRDIRADRIRPLVEWVNECFPGVSTQSVVPWAGLRPMMPNMMPKVGRGKSPCVFYNTGHGHLGWTLSAVTADMIGDVVGQSLGLPEAVVVPISSARQTSVA; encoded by the coding sequence ATGAAAACAATCGCTGTCATTGGTGGTGGTATCACAGGTATCACTACGGCCTATGCGCTGGCCAAGCGCGGATTCAACGTCACCCTTTTCGAAAAGCACCGTTATGCCGCGATGGAAACCTCGTTCGCCAACGGCGGCCAGCTTTCCGCATCGAACGCCGAGGTCTGGAACCACTGGTCGACCATCGTCAAGGGCATGAAATGGATGCTCAAGAGCGATGCGCCGTTGCTGGTCAATCCCAAGCCCAGCTGGCACAAGCTTTCCTGGTTCGCCGAGTTCATCGCGTCCATCTCCCAATACCGCCATAACACCACCGAAACAGCGCGCCTGGCGATTGCGGCGCGTGAGCATCTGTTTGCCTGGGCCGAGGAAGAGGGCATCGACTTTGATCTGAAGAAGGCTGGCATCCTGCATATCTATCGGGATCAGGCCAGCTTCAATCATGCCGGTGAGGTTTCCAAGCTGTTGGCTGCCGGTGGCCTGCCGCGCCGCAGCGTGACCCCGGACGAAATGCGTGCCATCGAGCCTACATTGGCCGGGCAGTACTACGGCGGTTACTACACCGAGTGCGATTCCACCGGCGATATCCACCTGTTTACCAATGGTCTGGCAGCCGCAGCCGTTCGCCTTGGTGTTGATTGCCGCTATGGCCAGGACGTGAAGCGCGTGTCGACAGATGGCAAGCAGGCCAGCGTAACCATCGGCAACGCCAGTGGCGAAGAAACCCTGCATTTTGATGGCATGGTGATCTGCGCCGGTACGGCCAGCCGTGCGCTGGCTGCCCAGCTGGGTGACCGTGTGAACATCTATCCGGTCAAGGGCTATTCCATTACCGTCAACCTTACCGACGAAGCCAGCCGTGCTGCCGCGCCGACGGTCAGCCTGCTGGATGATGAAACCAAGCTGGTGACCAGCCGTCTTGGCGACTACCGTTTCCGGGTTGCAGGAACTGCCGAGTTCAACGGCTACAACCGCGACATTCGTGCCGACCGCATTCGCCCGCTGGTGGAATGGGTGAACGAGTGTTTCCCAGGTGTCAGCACCCAGAGCGTCGTCCCATGGGCCGGGTTGCGTCCGATGATGCCGAACATGATGCCCAAGGTCGGGCGCGGCAAGTCACCTTGTGTGTTCTACAACACCGGCCACGGCCACTTGGGCTGGACGCTGAGTGCCGTCACTGCGGACATGATTGGCGATGTGGTGGGCCAGTCGCTGGGTTTGCCTGAGGCGGTTGTCGTTCCCATTTCTTCCGCTCGGCAGACATCAGTGGCCTGA